The following DNA comes from Mycolicibacterium lutetiense.
GGACCCGAGTTGGTCGACCAGCGTCTGGCCCACCCGGCCGATCCCGGGCGGCTCACCGGTGCCGCGGGCGAAGACCACCTCGACGTCCGAGCAGGGATCGGCCGATGCCGCGGGTACCGGGCTGATGAGAACGGCCGTCGCAATCGATGCAGCGATGGCCCACCGGAGGACTGCGGTGTTCAGCGACATCAGTCCATGTTCACATTTTGACGGCAGATCAGCTTGGCTCATCGTCGAACTGCTTTGAGACGCTGTCGCACAGCTTCCACGCCCCGTCCTTTTGCAGGAAGTACAGCGCCCCCTTCGGAGTGGATCGGACCGGGTGAACCCGGCCTGCGCTACGTCCCCCGAACGGTCACGTCGGTTATGGTGATCGGCTTCTTTCGCGACGGGTCAGGCGACTGGGGCCCAATGGGTCGTCCCAGATATCGTGCTGCAGAAGCTCGTCAGCCTCCTCCGCGCGCATCATGTCCAGAACCTTTTGCTGATCGTCCGTGTCGACCGCGTCGGTGAAACTCACTGCCTTGGAGCGGATTTCCCTTTCCGTCGAGTTCGGACCGCCGGCGATCGGGAAGTACGCCAACACCCCAGTACGGCGGTTCAGATGGCGGCCGGGGTGGTGGTTGTGGCGGAGACGTTGTTATTGCTCGTCCCAGCGACGCATCAGGAGGTTGTCGAGTTCCGCTGCGAAATCGCCGGGCGGATCGAAATTTGCTTCGTAGGCGAGGGTCACCTTCCCGGGGAGGCGGCTGTTCACGCAGTAATACAGTTGCCCTGAATCCTTCGTGAACCACATCAATTGCGAGGGTTTCGACTCGATCTCGTCAAAACTCTCGCTCGGAAACCAGTCATATCCTTCAAAGCTCTCCCAGGCGTCTGGGCGCCTGATTCCATAAGACTCCCAATCCTGGGCGGTAAACCCCGGATGCACCTCGCGCAGGAACGTCTGTACGGCATCGGGAAAGCAATCGAAGAATTCTGCTTCGGGCTGTCTGAGGATGGCCGGATCCCAGCCGAGCCACAATGCTGGAAAGTCATCTCTAGCCTGTCCCGCCGCATAAATGAGAACATTTTCGAACAACCCGCCCGATTGTCGGCGAAAGACCCTGACATCCGAGAGTTTGTCCTGAAATCGTCGGGCAAAACCGGGAAGTAGGTCGGTGAAATCCGCGCCCCACAAGGACAAGGCGTGGCGACATCTTTCCGATGAGGTGGAGGCGGATGCGATCGGTCGCCATTTCTGCGGTATCTCTGCCAGTTCCGGTGATTGTGGCCCGACCGGGGTCCACGTGGCACGCCCGCCGGTGACCTCGGCGAGGATATCGCCGACTTCATATTCTGCCACTGTGACCTCCCAAGGCCCTCGCTCGCCAGGAGCGCATTTATCGGCCTTCCCCCGAGGTCGCATCCGCGCCCGAGCATTACGTCCCTTGCGGCACTTGGATCGGCATTATTCTATGGCCGTTCATACCAAGTGGCGACCGTGAAACGTGTGCCCTTGGAAGGATGACTGATCAGGCATCTGATTCTTGATGTCCGCGTATAGGTTGGGAAGATGGAGCGCTACGAGCGGGTTCGGCTGACGAATCCCGACAAGGTGCTCTATCCCGCCACCGGCACCACCAAGGCCGAGGTCTTCGACTATTACCTGAGCATCGCCGAGGTCATGCTGCCGCACATCGCCGGGCGTCCGGTGACCCGGAAGCGCTGGCCCAACGGGGTCGCAGCGGCATCGTTCTTCGAAAAGCAGTTGGCGTCATCGGCCCCGGACTGGCTGGAACGCGGCAGCATCGCGCACAAGTCCGGGACCACCACGTACCCGATCATCAATACTCGTGAGGGCCTGGCCTGGATCGCCCAGCAGGCCGCGCTGGAAGTGCATGTGCCGCAATGGCGGTTCTCCGCCGACGGCAGCCAGGGCCCGGCCACCCGCATCGTGTTCGACCTCGATCCGGGTGAGGGCGTCGCGATGCCGCAGTTGTGCGAGGTGGCCCAGGCGGTGCGCGATCTCATGGGCGATATCGGGTTGACGACGTATCCGCTGACCAGCGGCAGCAAGGGCCTGCATCTGTATGTGCCTCTGGGCGAGCTGATCAGCTCACAGGGAGCGTCGGTGCTGGCCAAGCGGGTGGCCCAACAACTGGAACAGTCGACGCCGGAACTGGTCACCGCCACCATGGCCCGCAGTGTGCGGGCCGGGAAGGTGTTCCTGGACTGGAGCCAGAACAGCGGGGCCAAGACCACGATCGCTCCGTACTCGCTGCGCGGGCGGGACCACCCGACCGTCTCCGCGCCCCGAACCTGGGACGAGATCGCCGACCCGGAGCTGCGTCACCTGCGATTCGATGAAGTGTTGCAACGGGTTTCCGAGGATGGTGACCTGCTGGCCGGACTCGACGAGGGCCCGCCCCGGGCCGACAAACTCACCACCTACCGCAGCATGCGCGACGCGGCCAAGACTCCCGAGCCGGTGCCCCAGGACATTCCGGCGACCGGCAACAACGACCGGTTCGTGATCCAGGAACACCACGCTCGACGGCTGCACTACGACCTGCGGCTGGAACGCGATGGCGTGCTGGTCAGTTGGGCGGTGCCCAAGAACCTGCCCGAGACCACCGCAGTGAATCACCTTGCCGTGCATACCGAAGACCATCCGATCGAGTACCTGACCTTCCACGGCCCGATCCCGAGGGGCGAGTACGGCGCCGGGGAGATGGTCATCTGGGACACCGGCACGTACGAGGCGGAGAAGTTCCGGGTCACTGACGATCCCGAGGCCCGCAATGGCGAGGTCATCTTCACCCTGAGCGGCCGGAAGATCGATGGCCGCTACGCGCTGATCCAGACCGAGGGCAAGAACTGGCTGGCGCATCGGATGAAGGACCAGAAATCGGTCACGCCCGAGCCCAAGGATTTCGCGCCGATGCTGGCAACCGAGGGGTCCGTCGCGAAACTCACTGCCGGTCAATGGGCGTTCGAAGGGAAATGGGACGGCTACCGGTTGCTGGTGGAAGCCGATCATGGCCGCCTGCAACTGCGTTCACGCAGTGGACGCGACGTCACCGCCGAGTACCCCCAGTTGGAGGTGCTGGCGGCCGATCTCGCCGACCATCACGTGGTGCTCGACGGTGAGGTGGTGGCACTCGACGACTCCGGGGTGCCCAGCTTCGGCGAGATGCAGAACCGGGCCCGCTCCACCCGCGTCGAGTTCTGGGCGTTCGACATCCTGTGGCTCGACGGCCGATCTCTGCTGCGCGCCAAGTACTCCGACCGGCGAAAGCTGTTGGACGCGTTGGCTGCCGGCGGCGGGCTGATCGTGCCCGAACCGCTGCCCGGCGACGGCCCGGAAGCCATGGAGCATTCCCGCGAGCACCGGTTCGAAGGCGTCGTCGCCAAGAAACGCGACTCGACCTATCAACCGGGCCGGCGGTCGGCATCGTGGGTCAAGGACAAGATCTGGAACACCCAGGAAGCGGTGATCGGCGGGTGGCGCCAGGGGGAGGGCGGGCGCAGCAGCGGCATCGGTGCGCTGCTGCTCGGTGTGCCCGGCCCTGACGGGCTTCAGTTCGCCGGCCGGGTCGGCACCGGGTTCACCGAGAAAGAGCTGGCCAAGCTCAAAGACATGCTGGCGCCGCTGCACACCGAGGAGTCACCTTTCGACAAACCGCTGCCGAAGCTCG
Coding sequences within:
- a CDS encoding ATP-dependent DNA ligase yields the protein MERYERVRLTNPDKVLYPATGTTKAEVFDYYLSIAEVMLPHIAGRPVTRKRWPNGVAAASFFEKQLASSAPDWLERGSIAHKSGTTTYPIINTREGLAWIAQQAALEVHVPQWRFSADGSQGPATRIVFDLDPGEGVAMPQLCEVAQAVRDLMGDIGLTTYPLTSGSKGLHLYVPLGELISSQGASVLAKRVAQQLEQSTPELVTATMARSVRAGKVFLDWSQNSGAKTTIAPYSLRGRDHPTVSAPRTWDEIADPELRHLRFDEVLQRVSEDGDLLAGLDEGPPRADKLTTYRSMRDAAKTPEPVPQDIPATGNNDRFVIQEHHARRLHYDLRLERDGVLVSWAVPKNLPETTAVNHLAVHTEDHPIEYLTFHGPIPRGEYGAGEMVIWDTGTYEAEKFRVTDDPEARNGEVIFTLSGRKIDGRYALIQTEGKNWLAHRMKDQKSVTPEPKDFAPMLATEGSVAKLTAGQWAFEGKWDGYRLLVEADHGRLQLRSRSGRDVTAEYPQLEVLAADLADHHVVLDGEVVALDDSGVPSFGEMQNRARSTRVEFWAFDILWLDGRSLLRAKYSDRRKLLDALAAGGGLIVPEPLPGDGPEAMEHSREHRFEGVVAKKRDSTYQPGRRSASWVKDKIWNTQEAVIGGWRQGEGGRSSGIGALLLGVPGPDGLQFAGRVGTGFTEKELAKLKDMLAPLHTEESPFDKPLPKLDAKGVTFVLPELVGEVRYSERTSDHRLRQPSWRGLRPDKSPNDVVWES